The genomic region TATGATGAAGGTTTGTACTTGGAAATCATAATCTTTGATTTTTGATATGTTTGGGTAGTGGATTGGATGGTTGTAAATGAATGTGTTAACAAGTGGCAATTAATTGTGGAGGAAGATAGGGATTTTGAGTGATTTTGACCTTGGAAATTTTTGAGATTTGGCTAACTAATAGGTGGTGAGATTTTGAAATTTTCAGAAATTGGAAAATTTTGTGTGTTGTTACTTGTTATTCAAGGGTTTTATTTGTGTAAATCTTATGGTTAAATGTAAAAATGATGTTTTAGTGATTCGAGTAATTATAAGTTGGAAAATGAGATGATATTGTTACGATACGACCGTTTCCCATATAATGTATGGTGTTTATTGAAATCGTGAAATGATGGCCCTATAGTCTATACAATATGGGTTGTATACGGGTATCTGAGAGAGATGGTATCAAAACTCAATATCATCGTTGAACTTTAACATTGTCCTTTAAGTTAAGTATAAAATATCGCAGCCAATAAATACGCGGTATATTATTGGCCATCCCGGGTAAAAAAGAAACTTTTGCAATATATCTAGTAATGCCCTCTTACGAACATTTCTTTTTAATATTAGGTGATTACGATATGTTCGAGTTCCTAAATTAATTATCACTCGAATAATATTCAGAAAGGCTTACGTCATATCCAAACTTTCTTTGGGTAAAGTTATTGGTCTAATAAGGATATAAATGTTATTAGTCTTCCAATTCTAAtaccacaaatactatcctacaaccagttgtatagcaTTATACAATCGCCTCAAAGTTGTTGTTatgctattttacaagttattgagctattttaaggagttattgagcttaacaatTATAACTTTGAATCATAAATttcgataattttgttagtagagctcgataactttataacaaagctcaattacattgaataagttgtataatATATTAACTGATCTAATACGTGTAACTGACTAAGCGTTAGCAAATTATCATGACGGTAAATTTAATAAAGGATCCAAAGCTATGCGAGAATACATGATTTATATTCCGTTTTCTTATCTCATCTTATATCCAACTACCATCTCTTCTCTTTTTGATACAATGAGACACGAAATGGAACTAAGTATCGACACTCACCGACTCACCGAGTGATGGCCTTTGAGAACGGTAATGAGCAACTTAAGTGTCATTGCACTAGTGAGTCTCAATGTTGTGTCATTGCTGTTGTGACGTGCATGCGCACAAGAGTCTGGTATTCAATTTCGGCCTTTTGTTTAAAGTTAGGATTCATGATCGAGAGAGCATTAGATTTCTCGTGAACATTATTAACGGCTCTACTTGAGCTAATATCTGCGTCGCTATCTTTCAAGTATCGTATTGTATACATCTCTTTATGTCATTTCCTTGGGGCCTTCGAGGTGATCGCGGTCCACTGCTTTTCGACTCGTAATATCTAGTACGAGTACAACTTTAATAGAACATGCGACATATACTTGTATATACGAATATACTTCAATGGTACTGATTGAGGAAgttcggtaaaaaaaaaaaaaaaaaaaaagattgaggAAGACGGCCGTAGCTGATGCAGGGAAACCCGCTCATCGGTCCACCATAGGTAACCCGACAGTCCTATTACCATACGCAATTACTATGTAGAGCTGGCAAACTTGACCCGACCCATCCGAAAAACGACCCAACACATGTTACAACCCGATGATTAGTGAACCGAAACCAAACCCAATACCGACCTAATATAAACACGAGCTTATATTGACTTGATAAATAatgacccgacaattattaagctaaATATTGTTCTAAATAAAAGCGATTTTATGCTTAGATTTATAAAGTTGACTTAATAACGTAACTAAACCAATTAAGGGTCAAAAACTAACTTGTTggtaaaaaaattaaaatgatgCGATAAAATAACTAGACAAGCCCAAACTCGACCTGACACGTTAATTAACCCGAAAAAACCCGACCTGAAAGGGCGTGCTAACCCGGTATGACCCAAACCTGATACGACCCCTGACTTGACCCAGCCGACCCGACTGCCACCACAAGCAAGACAAACACCATTGCTCGACGTCCACAAGTTCAAACAAGTTAATAGATCACATCGGCTCAGGTTTTGACGCAAAACTGAAAAAGAGAGGCATGAAATAAGCACACGCAGAAACTTGGTCAAACTCAAGCAGAGCTTCAACCAAACTAATTCCGAGTTCTATGAGGTGCCTCCGATCATTTATAGTTCTAATCAATCATATAAGGTCATAGTCGCTTACAGGATCCCTACAACTCTAAACCACAGATTAAGAAAGTAATCAATCAAGAACTTCAGCACCAACCATGACAAATCGAACACAGGGTAACATAGGTCTCCAAGGAGACACTGCAAGCATCAACAGAAGAACACACAAACGGAAAATACCTGAATTAAGCAAACCAGTCGTCATATTTTTATAGCATATACGATGGTTGACAACAAACGAAAAGCATGTCTCATACTCCATGTGTTGATCCACATCACACTGAAAATGCAATAATACACACTACAAAGATATAAATATATTCTCAGAGAAGTTACTACTATCGAAAAGCGAATAATTTTGATATCATCCAGCAGATCCACACCAATGCAAACCCTGCTGATTTAGAAACCGTGAATCTTTATGTGCTCCTTCTTCACAATCCCAGCCTGTCAATGGAAATAGGCACACAAGGTTAAGTCAGAGTTGCTCACCATATTAGCCGAACTCCTACTAATTTCAATTTCCAATGGAGTTAAAAGACACACTaatctttggttttggtcttTGGATATCGGGTAGCAAcacagtaagtggattatacatctgatgtagtacatcagatggtatagtttttgagcattaagataaagtttttgagttttaatctaaaatttttgagtttatttacttaaactttaatctcaaaaagttacattataactcaaaaaaattacatataagctcaaaaaaaattgatttttgacatcataaaactaaaatgtaatttataaactctaaagtactcgaaaaaaatacacaagaactcaaaaagtcattaagtataatgtagtacatctgatgtacaatcctttttctcgTAGCAACATGGCACGATAAAATAGTTGCACTTCTTTTTATTGTTAAGCACGGAGTAAAAGTCTATCCAATTTTTGATACACTTTCCATTATGGGTCATTAAATCAAAGTATCTCTAGGGTTGTTCACTGAAGGGTTAGCTGCATTTATCCAATTTCGCTTGCCTCGTTACTTGCAATTTGCCTTAAGACATTGGAATAACATTATTGTTGTTTGGTTGAAcaactacggagtattacaagACCCATAAAAAGCAAACTGGAACCAACATTACCTGAACCAGGAAGGTAGAAACATTCTTTCGCTGATCACCTTGCAGCTGAATTACCTGGCCTAGCTCTGGATCCTGAACAACGGTACCATTACAGCAGAACTCCTTCTTCAggtccttgagaattttattatAGCTAAATTCTTTCTTCAACCCTTGAACAGTTGTCAGGCTCTTTCTACCATTCCTCTGTTGTACACGGATGTGCACATAATCTTTTGTCCCCGCACCAGAGTTCTCAGCATTTGCATCAGCAAAAGGATCTAATGCCACACATAAAACATTAAGAGTGTCATCAATACACATCAAACGGAGGCAAGCACATTTAGCGAGGAAAAGAGAACATCGACACAAAGCAAAAACACAGAAGCTCAACCGGAGTACCTCTAGTGGACACCACAAGGTTAGTGCTCCTAAAGTCCCAAAAAAGACAGAATAAAACAGGTTGAAAGACCACCACTTGGTAAATAGTGCTTTGAGTGCGTCTTTTTGAATGGATATATTGGGAGAGAAATGATAACAAAAATGCAAAAGATGAAAAAGTAGTTTAAAAGAGAAGAGGATATGTGGGGTAGGAAAAGGTGTGGGAAGACCAATTTTGAGGTGGATGTCCATAGTGGGTCGGAAAAACTAAGCTGGTGTGATGTGCGGTGTTGGGTAGGAATAAAAATAAAGTGGTGCCATGGTGGTGTTGTGGTGCTCATCGTGAATACTCTAAACACATTTACTCAAGTAACCTAATCCTTTCCTCCGACCTACTAGCAACGCAATCCTCTCTGATTCCCAACCACCTTTTCCGAATTAAAGAAATGTACTATAAATCTAATTAGTATAACCAAAAGCAGTCATCGGACTCATCGCCATCGGTTCATCACCTCTAACTAAAAGGCTGATTATCTCCATTACAAGCATGCACACTAAATCTTGCTTTGGATGTTAAAACGGACCTTGCTGCCTAATATCAATTATTCAATTATCTTGTCATATAAGCGGCTAGGATAACGCGTAAAATATGGTCCTAGCAACCCATTTAGACCTTTATTATTTCAGTCGTGGACTCGTGAAGGGTATTACGGTTCTGGTATACTACCATGATTGCAAGTACTCCTACCTTCAACAACACCAATTTTTAAGTTCATCACCTTCAGCATCATGAACTAATAGCACTTGGAAACCATATTTGTGACTAGTCCATAAGAGCAATATGAGTATTAAACTATTAATACAGTGACTATAAACTCACCAAAAGCAGCGGGAATCTGGATGTCAATGTCAGACATGAAAACTGGGCTTCTAGATGAGAAGATAGATGAACCTGCAAACGTTTTTTGCTTTATAATAATTGTTCACGCCTGCATTGAAATGGATACCAcaaaaaattaatgaaaaatttAAATCCGCTGACTCCATCGGCAAAGAAAGCTCAAACATAACAAGAATGAAATAGGAGAAAATAAAACTTCTCAACTTCGCATTAAAGCGAGTGTCAACACATTCAAACAGTTCAAGTTCCAAGCCTTCCCAAGGACCGAACGGGTTGGTTTCCACCAAACAAACAAGAATCAAATTCACCGAAAGATACATGTAGGATAATACTCATGGTTATGCTGTAAAACTAACGCAAATAATCAGCCAACGAGTCCAAAACAATACGTTTTGCCCATCACACAGAGTGCGCCACGATTATAACCTGTCCCATGGAGTACCACGCCACCCCTCACTAAAGAGGGAAGCGGTCAGCCTTGGGCATTTCGCAACATTCAACCCCGCCTCCAAATCAACCCAATCGACCTCTAATTAATAAAGAACTGATAGCCGGGTTTTcagaacaaatgaaaacaaaccGCACCTAATAATCACATGATCTTATGGAGCTATGTCAATGAACAAAAGCCAAATACTAGAGAAAATATTTATAGAGAAAATTATATAATCCCTTTgactcaatcatttgtttactttcgattaaaatctctcacaaagaataaaaaagtaaACAATTGATCGAGACGGAGGGAGCATCAATCATCAATCGACTTAAAAGGGGTTAAATTTGTCCTAAAAATTATAGTAAACTAATTATTTTAGCCAAATTACAACAGTTGTAATTAAAAGACATGGATTATAAACGATTTAAAAAATATATATCATCATGCAATCACAATTAAATGAAGAAATTGATTGAATTAACTAATACATCATGCAATCTTAACGAGTATTATCAGATCATAACAATTCAACAGAAAAAAGCCAGAAATTTAAATAACAAACAATCAAAAGATTGAAAAAATTTCATATACaacaaatcaaacaacaattaaaagaaaaccCAGGTATCAAAATTGAATGAAtcgaataaaaatgcaaaaaaattgattaaaagaGTTGACCTTAGCAAGGAAATCGAGATTATGAATTGTGATGAATAAAAAATAACAAAAGCAACGTTTGaagaaataaaatataatacCCAAAATTAAGAAAAAGCTAAAAATAAAGATTAAGAAGGAAAATTGATACCTGATCCGAAGAAAAAGGGAAAGAGGGGAAGTAAGAACCCTAGATCGGATAAGCTTAGCAATCGGAAGATTTGGGGGAAGGAGATGCAGAAATAAGTGGGTAGATTAGTTGGTGGTTGTTTACTAGTACTTGTTTGTGTTTATTAACTTATATCAAAATATGCAAttaggatcctctccatttctcctctctccatttcctctcacaaacccatttaataatattatcctcTCCATACTCTATTAATCCTTTATTTTTACGCATAAATTGTGAACCGTTCGATGTTGATAGAATTCAATCTCGTCCGTTGATAGGAAATggactctccatttctttttaggaaatggagaggattttTACTCCAAAATATGTACCGACAAGGCAACAAAAGTACAAGTTTATGGGCAAATATTTATGAATGACGGACAATTTTCGttactatcctacaaccagttgttactatcctacaaccagttgtataatagcattgtacaaccgcctcaagttgagctattttacaagttattgagctattttacgaagttgtttaataattattctggtaagctcaataactttgtactatagctcgataattttgttaataaagctcgacaactttgtaacaaagctcaactacattgaataagttgtatatacagcCAGTTGTAAAATACATTAACAAATTTATGACCTCTAACAATCTTACAAACTGTAAGTTGGTAATTTTAGAAGCGACTCTGGACATGTGGTAGAAAACTCGGGAGAGATAGAAACACGACCGATACGGCttaccgaacggctcaaattgaactgTATATTAAAGTGTATaagtataatacacgtttttcgcgATTTCAAGGTCTTCGAACAAAAGCGTGTGtaaatcacaaaaaacggtttctCGAGTCAAGCTAAGCGACCTCGCAAATTTGAGAAATAACAATGGACATTTGAGGCAGCCAGGGTATGATAAACAGTCTCAAGCGAAAATCGGATACTCGTTGAAATtggtttaatacttgttatttaagGCTTAAATTGAACAGGGTAACTCCTAAAGCGACCCTGGAAACGCAGCggaaaccgagagaaaaagaaacacggccTAATACAGCCTCCCGAACAATCAAAATAGAGTGTATAATACCGATTTTGGAGATTTCAGGATCCGGGAAATAAATGTCCTAAAAGCACACGGACGGTTTCTCGGGTACCATAAAGATGCCTTAAAAATTTTGAGGAGCAAGTGATCTTGACATTTACAGTTGGCGGTGCGATGAACCAGTCTCCGACGAATATTGGATACTCGTTGAAATtggtttaatacttgttatttagggTTGAAATTGAATAGCATAACTCTAGAAGCGACCTTGGTCACgtggttgaaaaaccgggagagaTAGAAACACGACctcgtacgacctcccgaacggctcaaattgaactatttattgaaaagtgtataatacacgattttcagGATTAAAGGGTCCCAAAACAAAAATGCCTGAGAATCGCAATGACGGtttctcgggtaagataaagcagtCTCACAAATTTTGATAAATAACGAATGACATTTGAGTTTGCCGGTGTGCAATAATTAAGGCAGAAACGGAAATATGATACTCATTAAAAGTGGTTTAGTACTATTTATTTTGAGCTGAAATTGAAAAATGTAATTTCTAAAGCGACCCCGTATACGTGGTagaaaccaggagaaaaagacaCACGACCCAGAACGGGCTCTCGagtggctcaaattgaagtgtctaATTCACGTTTTTCAAGATTctaaggtcccggaacaaaaaattTCGTAAAACACACGGATAATTTATCGGATCAGACAAGGCGGCCTCACAATATTTGAATAGTAACAAAGTACATTTGAGACAGTCGGTGTGCGATAAACCAGTCTCGGGCGGAAATCGGATACTCGTTAAAAATGGTTCAATACTTGTTATttaaggttgaaatcgaataggtaacTTCTGAAACAACCTCGGATATGTggtaaaaaccgggagaaaaagaagcaTGACCTAGTACGGCCTCCTGAGCGGCtcaaattaaattgtaattaaagtgcataatacacgattttcgggatttAAGGGTCTCAGAACAAAAATTGTCTGTAAATCACAAAGACAATTTCTCGAGTCAGACAAAGCGACTTCATAAATTTGAGAAAGAACGGTGGACATTTGAGGTGGCCAGTGTGCGACAAACAAGTCTCGGGCATAAACCCAATTTAGAAGACCGACCGAGACTTAGTCGACTCTAGGCTCATGCATTCATGCTAGTATGTGAATGACTACTTGCTATGTGTTCCCGTGTCaatgaagttttcgaaaatttcaagtCAATTTCCAAAACCGTCtttgtggagtctattgatcgaatacgaaagagggggggggggggtgaattgagtattaaaaacgatgaccgctttttcgaaatatatgatataaattaattacttgattttattgattaaaatcaactaattaaattattaacaataagtgcaaaatcgaaataacaataataaagagagagagagaaagagagacacacaggatttttgaagtggttcagtttcacaagtcgaaacctacgtccactattctcgattaataatttttagtacctttctccggattacaaaaattaccaatccactcgtataatcaactatatgattataactcagattgagtatcgctaaatactccaggttgctcttacgttaataagaaaaatacaacgacaaatactaatctcacgttatgcgagtgagtatactatccttgtgtatttaatatcctataacgattttccttcgagtgattgacaaatttgatgcgtgatttttgtataagcaaatatgaaaatatgaattaaagctcaaataatttttgcttaaaatatttttctctctttgaaatttgtagatgtgtgtgtaaacaattaatgttgaatgaatgagagtatttatagtagagtagattagggtttggaatattctggaactagggcataggaatgttctggaaatataaaacttgaagaacaagaaagaagaaaggaggaaggatttggcctcctagggttttcggccacctagggtttcggcctccctagggttcggCCGGCCCAAGGCCTCCTTCGGTCCATCCTTGCTTCTCtagcccgcaacaaatcgagatagaatttagttaaagccctaggttgcatgacgatacaaatatcgtgttacaaaccaatagtttatttaacttaaattctaattaattaattccaaccaaaataaatactctcttatttttataaagcattaaaaatatattttccaaaaattaacgcatcatttttgtctagcaatgaagttatgtctattaggtcataacttcattaacctttaaatcaaacaaaaaaaaaccattaccggatgacgacctatactaactaatcttcagtagatcttcagtacacgaatcgtctcttcacaagtctctcatcttgagtctcgtggttgatttccaatcttgatctcgcttgaaaacatcgatcaagtatatttgaagttgtacctttcttggtccaaacttcaagcttgcgtcattgtaattgtttctttctaaattaaaacttaagcacacaattacacgcatatgtttatatattaagtccacatacaaatcattactgtcattatcaaaacaattaattaggactaaaggtccaacaaattccccctttttgatgatgacaagtctcctatgatttgtgtctaagtctagttccccctcaacataatacttcccaaattatagaacagttgagcgtAGAAACTAATGATctcttcaaagttataactataaaacgccatgagagaattaactttgagacggtcgcaaatcataaaaacaattccctctcttggcatcattgaaaagataagaacaaacataaaacaaccagaataatatattatgaaaCAAGAAATAACCATGAAAAtcatattatattaaacgcaatctagttcttaattagcataataataaTTTAAACTTGCAATCACAAAGGAAATTATGCGGAAatgaaaaagctaatatccataagaat from Silene latifolia isolate original U9 population chromosome 3, ASM4854445v1, whole genome shotgun sequence harbors:
- the LOC141646913 gene encoding protein translation factor SUI1 homolog 2, producing MSDIDIQIPAAFDPFADANAENSGAGTKDYVHIRVQQRNGRKSLTTVQGLKKEFSYNKILKDLKKEFCCNGTVVQDPELGQVIQLQGDQRKNVSTFLVQAGIVKKEHIKIHGF